One window from the genome of Synechococcus sp. PROS-7-1 encodes:
- a CDS encoding metallophosphoesterase has protein sequence MPRLIQLSDPHLLAQANGRVRGQSALPLFRKALDQAFRQEPDLLLVSGDCCHDETWCGYVRLRDALDDAIQTNSASAVRFGLLAGNHDHPQKLRAVLGRRWVVAPGMLEAGAWRLLVLSSHRAGGCAGLIGGAQLSWLTSQLREAQTLGKFVVVALHHPPVPIGDPAMDSIGLLDGMQLMEKLKTCVAVKAVLFGHIHQHWHGVPSLRSDLSLLGCPSTLASFDPVQPCPLGRAADPGGRVLDLMGDGSVQERLLRWSAEQDGAS, from the coding sequence ATGCCAAGACTGATCCAACTCAGTGATCCCCATCTGTTAGCGCAAGCCAATGGCCGGGTTCGCGGACAATCAGCGTTACCCCTGTTCCGAAAGGCTCTCGATCAGGCCTTTCGTCAAGAGCCGGATCTGTTGCTGGTTAGCGGAGATTGCTGCCACGACGAGACCTGGTGCGGTTACGTGCGCCTGCGAGATGCGCTTGACGATGCGATCCAAACAAACTCTGCAAGCGCAGTTCGCTTTGGCCTATTGGCCGGGAACCATGATCATCCCCAAAAGCTGCGTGCCGTTCTCGGTCGTCGTTGGGTTGTTGCTCCCGGCATGCTGGAGGCGGGAGCTTGGCGTTTGCTTGTTCTGTCCAGTCACCGAGCAGGGGGTTGCGCTGGGCTGATCGGTGGCGCTCAACTGTCATGGCTCACCAGTCAGCTAAGAGAGGCGCAAACGCTCGGAAAGTTCGTGGTGGTTGCCCTCCATCACCCTCCTGTTCCGATTGGTGATCCTGCAATGGACTCCATTGGTCTTCTGGATGGAATGCAGTTGATGGAGAAGCTGAAGACGTGTGTCGCGGTTAAGGCTGTGTTGTTTGGACACATTCATCAGCACTGGCACGGAGTGCCTTCCCTCCGCTCAGATCTAAGCCTGCTCGGTTGTCCCTCGACGTTGGCCTCGTTTGATCCTGTGCAGCCCTGTCCACTCGGAAGGGCTGCAGATCCTGGCGGTCGCGTTCTCGATCTCATGGGGGATGGTTCTGTGCAGGAGCGACTCCTGCG